A region from the Thermoplasmatales archaeon genome encodes:
- the folD gene encoding Bifunctional protein FolD protein, protein MTVILNGTPIAESIIKALKGRVEALKSHGVEPHLFLIQVGRNEAIETYVRAKIRRGAKIGIKVSHKILDENITYEALNEEIANISGMSDVNGVMIENPLPKHLDFFKAVESIPFYKDVDGMTPTNQGMIALKNEFLTPATAAAVTKILTELHLPGGTTATIINRSPIVGKPLALMLLNRDFTVTVCHSKTGDIRSISRNSQVLVTAVGTPNFIDRSYVTEDSIVVDVGINPVDGGIRGDANYEELFGYVRAITPVPGGVGPITATQIMENTVKATEYQNSFNKK, encoded by the coding sequence ATGACCGTAATCCTAAATGGAACACCAATAGCGGAAAGTATAATCAAGGCGTTGAAGGGCAGGGTAGAAGCGCTCAAATCGCATGGAGTTGAGCCCCATCTTTTCCTGATTCAGGTTGGCAGGAATGAGGCAATCGAGACCTACGTAAGGGCAAAAATACGTAGAGGGGCAAAGATCGGCATTAAGGTGTCACATAAGATACTGGATGAGAATATCACCTATGAAGCCTTAAACGAAGAAATTGCAAACATTTCCGGAATGAGTGATGTCAATGGAGTAATGATCGAGAACCCACTACCGAAACATCTTGATTTCTTCAAGGCAGTTGAAAGTATTCCGTTCTATAAAGACGTTGATGGCATGACACCAACGAACCAGGGAATGATAGCCCTGAAAAATGAATTCCTCACTCCCGCTACAGCTGCGGCAGTCACGAAAATATTGACTGAACTGCATCTACCCGGTGGAACAACAGCGACCATAATAAATCGTTCCCCGATCGTCGGTAAACCACTTGCATTGATGCTCCTGAACCGGGACTTCACCGTTACTGTGTGTCATTCAAAAACAGGTGACATCAGGAGTATATCCCGGAACAGCCAGGTTCTTGTTACAGCAGTTGGAACCCCGAATTTTATAGACAGAAGTTACGTGACAGAGGACAGTATCGTGGTGGATGTCGGTATAAATCCTGTTGATGGTGGCATAAGAGGAGATGCAAACTATGAGGAACTTTTCGGGTATGTAAGAGCAATAACCCCGGTTCCTGGTGGGGTTGGGCCAATAACAGCAACTCAGATCATGGAAAA
- a CDS encoding hypothetical protein (Resolvase, N terminal domain), translated as MVYIILTMKAEEVLNLLQISRKTLHVYSKNGRIRYTVMPNKRYNYNEEDVYKILNKDVKRKTVLYARVSTSKQKNDLQNQIQQLKQWCFMNGYTISAIYSDIASGVSFEKRKGFFEMLDEIINNKVEKVIVTYKDRLSRVGFELFSYLFRKYRTEIVVISEVGSTELDSMEFFEDITNMLHCYSMKMYSKRRNHSIEVGYEG; from the coding sequence ATGGTATATATTATATTAACCATGAAAGCAGAAGAAGTTTTGAATTTATTGCAAATTTCCAGGAAGACTCTTCATGTCTACTCAAAGAATGGCAGGATCAGGTATACTGTGATGCCGAACAAACGATACAACTACAATGAGGAAGACGTTTACAAAATACTGAACAAGGATGTCAAGAGAAAAACTGTGCTGTATGCACGTGTATCCACATCCAAGCAGAAGAACGATCTGCAGAACCAGATTCAACAACTGAAACAGTGGTGTTTCATGAACGGATATACGATAAGTGCAATATACTCGGATATTGCATCCGGCGTATCCTTTGAGAAAAGGAAAGGATTCTTTGAGATGTTAGATGAGATCATAAACAACAAAGTTGAAAAAGTGATAGTAACCTATAAGGACAGGCTAAGCAGGGTTGGTTTTGAATTATTCAGTTACCTGTTCAGGAAATACAGAACAGAAATAGTGGTGATATCTGAAGTAGGCAGTACAGAACTTGATTCCATGGAGTTCTTTGAGGATATTACTAACATGCTGCACTGTTACTCCATGAAGATGTATTCAAAACGCCGGAATCACTCCATTGAGGTCGGGTATGAAGGTTAG
- the gdh2 gene encoding Glucose 1-dehydrogenase 2, translating into MEYARSIYTNAPKGGVKIDRLPVVKLPEHNVKLRVLYNGLCGTDRGITSGGLSFAFNPENSDRLIIGHESLCVIEEIYTESKEFKVGDLVVPVVRRPGDCVNCKIGRQDNCSDGKKHEAGITGMDGFMREYFYDSLDYIVKVPDEGMRDVAVLTEPLKNVVKGFEVFTIVSKRAIFANQYSTFEGKRCLVIGSGAEAFLYSMMAKEYGFDVIMTNRHPIESKKMEICGKFGITFIDYTKEIEKITKPGNDLLIDTSGDPGTIFRFLKTLNYNGILILFGTNGKAPPAQLNGNDIDFFIERNITVAGSVDAAKIHYIKALEYLRKWKYIYGDTLPGLITGTFSPDDLDIFSKKPAGEIKTVIKW; encoded by the coding sequence ATGGAGTATGCGAGATCAATTTACACGAATGCACCGAAGGGAGGAGTGAAGATCGACCGGCTTCCCGTGGTGAAGCTGCCTGAGCACAATGTGAAGCTGAGGGTGCTATATAACGGACTGTGTGGAACTGATAGGGGAATAACTTCAGGTGGACTCTCCTTCGCATTTAATCCTGAGAATTCTGACAGGCTCATAATAGGGCATGAATCTCTTTGTGTTATAGAAGAAATTTATACAGAGAGCAAAGAATTCAAGGTAGGTGACCTTGTTGTCCCGGTGGTAAGAAGACCTGGTGACTGCGTAAATTGTAAAATAGGCAGGCAGGACAACTGTTCTGACGGGAAGAAGCATGAAGCGGGCATAACCGGGATGGATGGTTTCATGAGGGAATATTTCTACGACTCCCTTGACTATATTGTAAAAGTCCCGGATGAGGGGATGCGTGATGTTGCGGTCCTGACTGAACCGTTGAAAAATGTCGTAAAGGGATTCGAGGTTTTCACTATCGTATCGAAGAGAGCTATATTCGCAAACCAGTATTCAACCTTTGAGGGAAAAAGATGCCTCGTTATAGGGAGCGGAGCAGAAGCGTTCCTTTACTCGATGATGGCAAAGGAATACGGTTTTGACGTAATAATGACTAACCGCCATCCGATTGAGAGCAAGAAGATGGAAATTTGCGGGAAATTTGGAATTACATTTATAGACTACACAAAGGAAATTGAAAAGATCACGAAACCGGGTAACGATTTGTTGATCGATACCAGTGGAGACCCCGGAACCATATTCAGGTTTCTAAAAACTCTGAATTACAATGGTATCCTTATACTGTTCGGAACCAATGGAAAGGCTCCTCCTGCTCAACTGAATGGAAACGATATTGATTTCTTCATCGAGCGGAATATAACAGTTGCGGGTTCCGTGGATGCTGCAAAGATACACTACATCAAGGCGCTTGAATATCTGAGGAAATGGAAATACATATACGGAGATACACTCCCTGGACTCATAACCGGCACGTTCAGCCCAGATGATCTGGACATTTTCAGCAAGAAGCCAGCCGGTGAGATAAAGACCGTAATAAAATGGTGA
- a CDS encoding transposase, IS605 OrfB family → MKVRRTEQIFLRENETISHMCHLSKNLYNQVNYILRQQFANGERQPGYNELVKLFQKPSDKDEYNNYRKLPAQTAQWTIRKTKQAWDSFFRAIKAWKKHPDKFMGRPGLPGYKAKDGEFLLIFTNQQCSIENGKLKFPKVVGMGVKTRLSENEVKLKEVRIVPQGTGYMMEIVYEKEIADISGMKPKRVMGMDIGVRNLVTMGNSIPERGIAVKAGLLKSINQYFNRELARYRSINDLQGNERKTTEKIQKLFMKRNRKVKDIMHKVSKSIVEYARSHNIDTIVIGHNSGWKDSSNMGKRNNQNFVQLPFNMIITQIKYKAEEAGIKVMIQNEDHTSKCSFLDSESIEHHDAYLGKRIKRGTFRSANGKLIHADLQASYNIMKKAVPEAFANGIEGIGLYPRSLSISQMITSKGRS, encoded by the coding sequence ATGAAGGTTAGGAGAACGGAACAGATATTCTTAAGGGAAAACGAAACCATCTCCCATATGTGCCATCTCTCCAAGAATCTATACAACCAGGTCAACTATATACTGAGACAGCAGTTCGCTAACGGTGAAAGACAGCCCGGTTACAATGAACTGGTTAAGCTGTTCCAGAAACCATCTGATAAAGATGAATACAACAATTACCGGAAACTTCCCGCACAGACAGCACAGTGGACCATAAGGAAGACCAAACAGGCATGGGACTCGTTCTTCAGAGCAATAAAGGCATGGAAGAAGCATCCTGATAAATTCATGGGAAGGCCCGGATTGCCGGGATACAAGGCTAAAGATGGTGAATTCCTCTTGATTTTCACCAACCAGCAGTGCAGCATAGAGAATGGGAAATTGAAATTCCCTAAAGTGGTGGGAATGGGGGTTAAAACAAGGCTGAGTGAAAATGAAGTAAAGCTGAAAGAAGTAAGGATAGTGCCGCAGGGCACAGGATACATGATGGAAATAGTGTACGAGAAGGAGATAGCGGACATATCAGGCATGAAACCAAAAAGGGTCATGGGCATGGACATCGGCGTGAGGAATCTTGTAACTATGGGTAACAGCATCCCTGAAAGAGGGATTGCTGTAAAGGCAGGATTGCTCAAATCGATCAACCAGTATTTTAACAGGGAACTGGCAAGGTACAGGAGCATAAACGATCTCCAGGGAAATGAACGAAAGACTACAGAGAAGATACAGAAACTCTTCATGAAGAGAAACAGGAAGGTCAAGGATATCATGCACAAGGTTTCGAAATCCATTGTGGAGTATGCCAGAAGCCACAATATTGATACAATAGTCATTGGGCACAACAGCGGATGGAAAGATTCATCGAACATGGGAAAGAGAAACAACCAGAACTTTGTCCAGCTGCCATTCAACATGATCATAACGCAGATAAAATACAAAGCTGAAGAGGCTGGAATCAAGGTCATGATACAGAACGAGGATCACACAAGCAAATGTTCATTCCTTGACAGCGAAAGCATAGAACACCATGACGCATACTTGGGAAAGAGGATCAAAAGAGGCACATTCCGATCCGCAAACGGAAAGCTGATCCATGCTGATCTCCAGGCATCATATAACATAATGAAGAAAGCAGTCCCCGAAGCGTTCGCCAACGGGATAGAGGGTATAGGGTTATACCCACGAAGTTTAAGCATCAGTCAGATGATAACTTCCAAAGGTCGAAGTTAA
- a CDS encoding GTP cyclohydrolase II — protein sequence MLELYSNAKLPTIFGLFEIYVFSDDENLENAVLVRGDVKSKEDVPVRIHSECLTGDVMGSKRCDCRDQLLKSLEYLGKQDSGMLIYLRQEGRGIGLLDKIRAYSLQDQGYDTVEANLMLGLPADKRDYTFAVEVIKYFDIKSIRLMTNNPLKMDFLQKYNIKITDRIPIISEPTPYDEFYLNTKKIRLGHQI from the coding sequence ATGCTAGAACTTTATTCCAACGCTAAGTTACCAACAATTTTCGGTTTATTTGAGATATACGTGTTCTCTGATGATGAGAACCTTGAAAATGCAGTGCTCGTGAGAGGGGACGTGAAATCAAAAGAAGATGTACCTGTGCGAATCCATTCAGAGTGCCTTACCGGAGACGTAATGGGATCGAAAAGATGTGACTGCAGGGATCAATTGCTGAAATCCCTTGAATATCTCGGGAAGCAGGATTCCGGCATGCTGATATATCTCAGACAGGAGGGGAGAGGAATAGGGCTACTTGACAAGATACGGGCATACAGCCTCCAGGATCAGGGATACGATACAGTGGAAGCAAATTTAATGCTGGGATTGCCAGCCGACAAGAGAGACTATACTTTTGCCGTTGAAGTGATAAAATACTTCGACATAAAGTCCATTCGCCTCATGACAAACAACCCTCTTAAAATGGACTTCCTTCAGAAATACAATATAAAAATAACAGACAGGATACCAATAATCAGTGAACCTACTCCTTATGATGAATTCTACCTGAACACGAAAAAAATACGTCTTGGCCATCAGATATAG